From the genome of Acidaminococcus sp.:
TTGCCGCCCTTGGAAAAGACGTGACGAATATCTGCAGCCGTACGATTGCGGTTGTCAGTCAGTGCTGTAATCATCATAGCAACGCCGGCAGGACCATAACCTTCGTACGTAATGGATTCATAGTTAGAGCCTTCAGTAGCACCTTCACCCTTGGCAATAGCCCGTTTGATATTGTCTTTGGGGATATTGTTGGCTTTAGCCTTGGAAAGGGCCAGTTTCAATCTCATATTCCCAGTAGGATCAGGGCCACCCATACGAACAGCGATCGTAATTTCACGACCGATTTTCGTGTTGATTTTTCCGCGCAAAGCATCTGCCTTGCCCTTTTTGAACTTAATATTTGCCCACTTGGAGTGTCCTGACATTTACGATTCCTCCCAAAATTAAGACTACCGAGTTATTTTACCACAATGTAATTATTTGCGCAAATACACGCGCTCCATGTCGACGTGCTTGACTTCGTTCTGTGCGAAATCGTTGTCGCCGGCACACTGCATTCTCGTGGTCCCGGCAAAACGTTTCAACAGCACGCGGGTGAGGCCCGGTTCCGTCAATGCACCCGGTCCGTTCAGGCAGCCCTTCACGCAGGCCATGCCTTCAAGATACTGGATATCGAGTTTGCCGTCCTGGAAGTCCTTGAGGGCACCAAGGCATTCTTCAAGGCCATTGCAGTATTTTGCTTTCGGCGTAATATTATAGAACTTTTCGGTGTAATCCTTGACAGCCGTGCTGACGCCCTGAGCCTGCGGGAAGCTGCAGCCGTCGGCAGAAGAATCCGGTTTGAAATCATCCGATTCGCAGTCCGCAGGATTGATTCCCTGGCTGTCCATCATGCATTTTAATTCTTCGAAGGTCAGGGAATAATCGATTTCATCCGGATGTTCACGGGCTTCTACCTTCTTGGCAATGCACGGCCCGATAAATACGGTAACGGCAGTCGGATCATTATGTTTCACGGCTTTACTGCGGGCCACCATCGGGGAAACGGTATCGGAAATGCAGTCAGCCAGTGCCGGAGCATGACGTTTTACCGTAGCCACGAAAGCTGGGCAGCAGGAACTCGTGAGGAGCTTCTGGTCTCCGTTTACTACTTTTTCAACAAATTCATTGCCTTCGGAAATAACCGTCATATCAGCGCCGACAGCAACTTCCTTGACCTGGGTAAAGCCCAGTTTCTTGCAGGCCGTCTTGATCTGGCCCGGTGTTACTTTGAGGCCGAACTGGCCGACAAAGGAAGGTGCCAGGAGTGCATAGACGTTTCTCTTCTTTGCTTTGAGTTCCTGAATCAGCTGCACTACATGGCTGCGTTCTTCGATAGCGCCGAATGGGCAGGCACCACGGCAGGCGCCGCATTCCACGCAGATGCTCTTATCGATTTCAGCTTTTCTGTGTTTACCCATGTGCAGTGCGTGCACTTTGCAGGCTTTTTCACAGGGACGGGCGATTTCCACGACAGCGCCGTACGGACAGCCGCGGTAGCAGTTACCGCATTCAATGCAGAGATCATAATCGATATGAGCGCGGCCCTGATACACAGAAATTGCTTTCTTCTGGCAGCCGTTCATGCAGCGGTGCGTCAGGCAGCGGCGGCACACATCGGTAATCATATATTTATTGACAGGGCAGGCGGAGCAAGCTTCCGGCAGTACAGCAATGACATGCTGGGTACGGTCAACCGGTTCAGAAACAGCCTTTTTAGCAGCCTCTACGATATTCATATTGGTATCTGTTCCGAGAGCCACATCGATTCTCTGTTTCAGGACAGCCCGTTCCTTATGGACGCAGCAGCGCAAACGAGGCGTGTCTTCACTTACAATCTGCAAAATGTCATAGACGTGTTCAGGTAAGTTTCCATCGTAAGCCATCTTGCAAAGCATCGTGACAACTTTCCGTCTGATTTTCGTAATTTCGGTGACTTCCATTTTACTTCCCTTTCTGAATTTGATTTATCGGTCATAATGATATCATAAATCCATGGAAAAAATAAGAGAAAAAGTCCCAATTTAGGACTTTTTTGATAAAAATTTTACATTTTCATTAGAATATCCTTATGCCCGTTTCATAAAACTCCACTACACACGCACAATAACGTTTCCTCCACTTTTGTTTAAAAGGAGGACTTTTAAGCCGCTATGATTATATCATGGATAGGAATAGAAGAAAAGCTTTGGCGCTTCGCGCAAAAAGAAAGCTGAGAAGCTGTGGCGCTACGCGCGGAAATGATAAAGATTCTATCCATCTCTACGGCCTTCGGCCGTATAGGAGTGGTTAGTGGATAGTGGCGAGTGGTTAGTACACCCGTGCGAGTATTTTCTTGGCGGATTCTTAGGAAAGAAAGATGCGGGCAGTAAGAAATAAGTCTTCGGCAGAAAGGTACGGCCTGACGGCCTAAAATAAAAACAAAAGCGCTTTTGGCATATGGCATTTAGCCAGGCTTGCGAAAAGTTGGGCCGATGTGAGAATGAGGTTTAAAGATTCTATCCTCCATCGCAAGCGATTCTCCTCCTTTCGACGCCGCGCAGCGGCGTGAAAGGAGGTCCTAGAGGTATTCAAAGCCTTACGATTTGGCTTAATTAAGGCGGCGTCGAAAGGTTCTTTGTAGCCAAACCTCCTAACGTCGGTTTGCCTTAATAATATAAAAAGATTGCTGCAGTATATTCTTTAGGGACCTTCCTCGACGTCGCTGCGCGACATTGAGGAAGGGGGCCCGCTTGCGGGGGATGATGACCATCTTATTATTTTTTTACTAAATTTTTAGTCTTTCTCTGGTTATAAAAGTACTAATGAACTTTTCAGCAGCTACATTGCCTTCTTGTTCGCGTGGTTTTCGCGAATAAGAGGGAGGCCCACAGTAATGCGACGAAATCGTTTTCCGTCCGTGGTGGGTATTCATTCAGAACGCAGGAATGGGTACGATTACGGGTCATCCTAATTTAATTTTAGTCAAAGCTTTGACTTGGCTTCATTCATGAGAGCTGCTGTTTTAAAATCTCTCTTATTTACTCTTACTTGTTATCTAACTGAATATCCACCGCGGACGTGTGCGCGATTGCAGAAGCAATCGACGCCCACTGCGGTTCCCCTTGTTCCTCACTTCGCTCGAAGAAGGCACGAATTTAGTCGCCAAAGCTCCGCTTTGGCAAAATATAATAAATAAAAGAATAAAAGAAGCTATTCCTCCACCGCAAGCGATTCTCCTCCTTCCGAAGCCGCCATGAGAAGGGCGGCTTGGAAGAAGACTCACCGTAGCCAAACCTCCTGTCGTCGGTTTGCCAAAAGAAAATATAAAAATCGCTGTGGTAAATTCTTTAGGGACCTTCCTCGACGTCGCTGTGCGACATTGAGGAAGGGGGCCCGCTTGCGGGGGATGATGACCATCTTATTATTTTTTACTAAATTTTTAGTCTTTCTCTGGTTATAAAAGTACTAATGGACATTTCAGCAGCTACATTGCCTTCTTCGCCTAAGTTAAGCCAAACCTTACGGTTTGGCTTAACTTAGCGCAAAAAAAGCTGTGAAACGGTGATTGCTCACTGCTTCACAGCTTTTTATCATTGTTTTAAATTCCCAAGAGTTTCTTTACTTCTGCTTCCATGGAGGCAGGTTCAACGATGTCGCTCTTGTGAACTTCCAGTTCAGGCAGTTCTTCCATACTCTTTGGAATCTCAAGGCCCGTCACTTCTGCCAATCTCTTCATGGCTTCAAACGGTTCCAGTTTAGCGCCTTCATATTTGTCCGGGTTAATGGCACTCAGGACAACATCGTTAAACTTGAACGGGCTTGCCGTTGAGAGAACGATGGTATAAGTGGTATCACTCGTCATCAGACGATATTTTTCCAGTGCCTTGTAAGCGACGGCGGTGTGCGGATCCATGGTATAACCATAGTTGGCAAAGACATCGCTGATGGTTTCCTTCGTCTCGATTTCGTCAACCCAGGTTCCGAAGAAATCATTCAGGATAGCGCTCTGCATTTCATTGCCGACACTATAAGTGCCCTTTTCTTTCAGGCTGTTCATCCATTCCGTCACCTTTGCAGCATTGTGGTCGGACTTTTCGTAAAGAAGCCGTTCCAGGTTGCTCGACACAAGGATATCCATGGACGGGGAAATCGTCTTGTAGAACGGACGATTCCGATTGTAGGTGCCCGTGTTGATGAAATCTGTCAGCACGTTATTCGTGTTGGATGCACAGATGAATTTGTTGACGGGAAGACCCATCAGCTTCGCATAATAACCGGCAAGGATATCACCAAAGTTGCCAGTCGGTACGGAGAAGTTAATCTTCGTGCCGTTCTTGATGCGTCCTGCCTTGACAGCATCCGCATAGGAGCTGAAATAATAGACAATCTGCGGCACCAGACGGCCCCAGTTAATGGAGTTGGCGGAAGAAAAGGCACAGCCATTCTCGCTGAGAAGGTTATTCAAATCCTCTTTGCCAAACAGCATCTTGACGCCGGTCTGGGCATCATCAAAGTTGCCTTCCACGGCTACAGCGTGGACATTGGCGCCCCGCTGTGTCGTCATTTGCAGTTCCTGCACCGCGCTGACGCCGCCATGCGGGTAGAACACAATGACTTCGGTATCGGGAACATCGGCAAAGCCAGCCATGGCTGCCTTACCGGTATCACCGGAAGTTGCCACGAGAATCACGACTTTT
Proteins encoded in this window:
- the thrC gene encoding threonine synthase: MLYVSTRGKTEMVSSAHAISSGLASDGGLFVPRDFPPVTRAEIDAMCDVSYEDRAVSVLSRFLTDYSEDELRECVGAAYSKEKFGSFPAPLHLLKKDVDVLELWHGPTCAFKDMALQILPHFLTKAIVKTGEQKKVVILVATSGDTGKAAMAGFADVPDTEVIVFYPHGGVSAVQELQMTTQRGANVHAVAVEGNFDDAQTGVKMLFGKEDLNNLLSENGCAFSSANSINWGRLVPQIVYYFSSYADAVKAGRIKNGTKINFSVPTGNFGDILAGYYAKLMGLPVNKFICASNTNNVLTDFINTGTYNRNRPFYKTISPSMDILVSSNLERLLYEKSDHNAAKVTEWMNSLKEKGTYSVGNEMQSAILNDFFGTWVDEIETKETISDVFANYGYTMDPHTAVAYKALEKYRLMTSDTTYTIVLSTASPFKFNDVVLSAINPDKYEGAKLEPFEAMKRLAEVTGLEIPKSMEELPELEVHKSDIVEPASMEAEVKKLLGI
- a CDS encoding YebC/PmpR family DNA-binding transcriptional regulator, which produces MSGHSKWANIKFKKGKADALRGKINTKIGREITIAVRMGGPDPTGNMRLKLALSKAKANNIPKDNIKRAIAKGEGATEGSNYESITYEGYGPAGVAMMITALTDNRNRTAADIRHVFSKGGNMGESGCVSWMFKNKGIFTIEKEGAPAEDEVMEIALDAGAEDMETTDDTYVITTSPEDYDAVEKALADHHIEVAMSELSLIPDNTIAVTGEDAEKVQKMIDNFDELDDVQDVYTNADLPDEE
- a CDS encoding 4Fe-4S dicluster domain-containing protein; its protein translation is MEVTEITKIRRKVVTMLCKMAYDGNLPEHVYDILQIVSEDTPRLRCCVHKERAVLKQRIDVALGTDTNMNIVEAAKKAVSEPVDRTQHVIAVLPEACSACPVNKYMITDVCRRCLTHRCMNGCQKKAISVYQGRAHIDYDLCIECGNCYRGCPYGAVVEIARPCEKACKVHALHMGKHRKAEIDKSICVECGACRGACPFGAIEERSHVVQLIQELKAKKRNVYALLAPSFVGQFGLKVTPGQIKTACKKLGFTQVKEVAVGADMTVISEGNEFVEKVVNGDQKLLTSSCCPAFVATVKRHAPALADCISDTVSPMVARSKAVKHNDPTAVTVFIGPCIAKKVEAREHPDEIDYSLTFEELKCMMDSQGINPADCESDDFKPDSSADGCSFPQAQGVSTAVKDYTEKFYNITPKAKYCNGLEECLGALKDFQDGKLDIQYLEGMACVKGCLNGPGALTEPGLTRVLLKRFAGTTRMQCAGDNDFAQNEVKHVDMERVYLRK